The Salinibaculum sp. SYNS191 genome has a window encoding:
- a CDS encoding right-handed parallel beta-helix repeat-containing protein, translating to MTEGESVQAAIERASPGDVVGLQGGTFTEQIVVDRELTLTGVGPERTVLRAPPSLEGRFRRGEQWISPVISLESSGAKLQNMQVEGARAERTDHTIVGIGCTDPSVDIGDVRVTGSETASTRPGIGILVYNDDCARRGAVVEDCEICDYRHSGIVAQGTGLDVRVTESTVTGIGPTDTNRQHGIRVSGTSRATLLGNTVADNYYRDSSIGAGILVDATRDVFVAWNDIEGNNSGIAAQKTGDIVARRNNIRPNDTGALNLGAKSFDATNNWWGSPDGPSISKIWTGNGEGGDTDAAANGSGDAIVNVSWQPYATSPVDTSVWSRVGGRS from the coding sequence GTGACCGAAGGCGAGTCTGTGCAGGCCGCCATCGAGCGTGCCAGCCCCGGCGACGTCGTCGGCCTCCAGGGCGGGACGTTCACCGAACAAATCGTCGTCGACAGGGAACTCACGCTGACAGGGGTCGGGCCGGAACGAACTGTGCTCAGGGCACCACCTTCACTCGAAGGCAGATTTCGACGTGGTGAACAATGGATATCGCCCGTGATTTCGCTGGAGAGTAGCGGTGCAAAACTCCAGAACATGCAAGTCGAGGGTGCCCGAGCAGAGCGCACCGATCACACTATCGTCGGCATCGGCTGTACGGACCCAAGTGTCGACATCGGAGACGTCAGGGTTACCGGGAGTGAGACGGCGAGCACTCGTCCCGGCATCGGAATCCTCGTGTACAACGACGACTGCGCCCGTCGGGGAGCGGTGGTAGAAGACTGCGAGATTTGCGATTACCGACACAGCGGCATCGTCGCGCAGGGAACGGGACTCGACGTTCGCGTCACCGAGAGTACTGTCACAGGGATCGGTCCGACCGACACGAATAGACAACATGGCATCAGAGTGAGTGGCACGTCGCGTGCGACGCTTCTCGGGAACACGGTCGCCGACAACTACTACAGAGACAGCAGTATCGGCGCGGGAATCCTCGTCGACGCAACTCGCGACGTCTTCGTCGCCTGGAACGACATCGAGGGTAACAACAGCGGAATCGCAGCCCAGAAGACCGGCGATATCGTGGCTCGGCGGAACAATATCCGTCCGAACGACACGGGTGCGCTCAACCTCGGAGCAAAATCGTTCGACGCGACAAACAACTGGTGGGGGTCACCCGACGGCCCCTCGATCTCGAAGATATGGACAGGTAACGGGGAAGGCGGAGACACCGATGCTGCAGCCAATGGTAGCGGTGACGCAATCGTGAACGTGAGCTGGCAGCCATACGCGACCAGCCCGGTCGACACCAGCGTCTGGAGTCGGGTCGGAGGACGGTCATGA
- a CDS encoding LamG domain-containing protein, with amino-acid sequence MTKESYDLSRRKVLAGLGAIGVAGAGAGLGTSAYFSDQETFTNNKLVAGSLDMKVAATEYYSDWSADEAALAGMAADPASTDIRLPAPEGLDGAQDIALDLNDVDDENPDIYEQFVTAISTNEEGDSYSRVNGGISAASGGLCGTDSDADGPVIIDIGDVKPGDFGGAQFAFELCDNPGYVWLQGALRGASENGVTEPEGEDQDEMDGVVELLDAIQVAYGVGDIQNSTVFEETDDDNDGFEPTMQMSLREFLTLAGNVEGIPLAGDIAAEEGGGSGRACFGGSPKDGSNVHQVSVIWWLPIDHGNEVQTDSVTFDLGFYTEQCRHNDGVGLSTDLVGYWPLDTVWDGTAEDLSGSGNDGTIIGDISSVSGQVANAGSFDGDGDYIEIGPGPSVGNAFTLATWLQGSGFSHTQYPLAVSKWQAGQNRDYLIGYNGPEGKLYAQFNEEPTGNKNTMFGPAPTTGTWYHCVLTYDGTSGTGKFYVNGSEVDSSSGPFNETSSNLVIGSKDGGGNVWDGLIDDVRVYARALSDAEVTKLYNETS; translated from the coding sequence ATGACGAAAGAAAGCTACGACCTGTCGCGGCGGAAGGTGTTGGCCGGCCTCGGGGCTATCGGCGTCGCCGGCGCTGGTGCGGGCCTTGGAACGAGTGCCTACTTCAGCGACCAAGAGACGTTCACGAACAACAAGCTCGTCGCCGGGAGTCTCGACATGAAGGTCGCGGCGACAGAATACTACTCGGACTGGTCTGCAGACGAAGCGGCCCTCGCCGGGATGGCAGCGGACCCCGCCTCGACAGATATCCGCCTACCGGCACCGGAGGGGCTGGACGGTGCCCAGGACATCGCACTGGATCTGAACGACGTCGACGACGAGAACCCGGACATCTACGAGCAGTTCGTCACTGCCATCTCCACAAACGAAGAGGGTGACAGCTATAGCAGAGTCAACGGTGGTATCTCGGCCGCCAGTGGCGGCCTCTGCGGGACTGACAGCGACGCCGACGGACCGGTAATCATCGACATCGGCGACGTCAAGCCCGGCGACTTCGGGGGCGCGCAGTTCGCCTTCGAGCTGTGTGACAACCCGGGCTACGTCTGGCTACAGGGCGCACTTCGGGGCGCGAGCGAAAACGGCGTGACCGAACCGGAGGGCGAGGACCAAGACGAGATGGACGGCGTGGTCGAACTCCTCGATGCAATCCAGGTAGCCTACGGCGTCGGAGACATCCAGAATTCGACTGTGTTCGAGGAGACCGACGACGACAACGACGGCTTCGAGCCGACGATGCAGATGAGTCTCCGCGAGTTCCTGACACTGGCCGGCAACGTCGAGGGCATCCCGCTCGCAGGAGACATCGCCGCCGAAGAAGGTGGCGGCTCGGGCCGTGCGTGTTTCGGCGGGAGTCCCAAGGACGGGTCGAACGTCCATCAGGTCAGTGTCATCTGGTGGCTGCCGATCGACCACGGGAACGAAGTCCAGACCGACTCCGTGACCTTCGACCTCGGCTTCTACACTGAGCAGTGCCGCCACAACGACGGTGTCGGTCTCTCGACAGATCTCGTCGGCTACTGGCCCCTCGACACTGTCTGGGACGGGACCGCCGAGGACCTTTCGGGGAGTGGGAACGACGGGACGATTATAGGTGATATCTCGTCGGTGAGCGGGCAGGTGGCGAATGCTGGGTCGTTCGATGGAGACGGTGACTATATTGAAATCGGTCCGGGACCGTCGGTCGGAAACGCGTTTACATTAGCCACGTGGCTTCAGGGGTCCGGATTCAGTCACACGCAATATCCGCTCGCCGTATCGAAATGGCAAGCGGGCCAGAACCGCGACTACCTCATTGGATACAACGGTCCGGAGGGGAAATTATACGCGCAGTTCAATGAAGAACCGACTGGAAATAAGAATACCATGTTTGGCCCCGCGCCCACGACCGGTACGTGGTATCACTGTGTACTCACATATGACGGTACCAGCGGAACAGGCAAATTCTATGTCAACGGCTCAGAAGTCGACTCGTCCAGCGGGCCCTTCAACGAGACCAGTTCGAATTTAGTAATTGGATCCAAGGACGGTGGTGGGAATGTGTGGGATGGATTGATCGATGACGTCCGCGTCTACGCCCGTGCGCTCTCGGACGCAGAGGTGACAAAACTATACAATGAGACCAGCTGA
- a CDS encoding vWA domain-containing protein — protein MTDGNYELSRRKILAGMGAVGVAGAASGLGTSAFFSDQETFTNNRMVAGSLDLKVDWEEHYSDWSEDEDDDPENGTLDIQMEEPGNPDLYRRFPAGATDETVGEHGLWVLREDVPQFMNNTAIDALPDMDNDGTGEFPVEEMAEMGETVCSYLADVGADDDGLSSDLRTNDAGDVTNPGDPLINLQDVKPGDFGEVTFSTHLCAENANPGYLWMNMPGGLEASENGVVEPEADDADEDQNEDGSLKQGEEGPAEVELVDEIQTALWYDTDCDNLPDREGQPIDLLAIADISGSIDSDEMDTIETAANEFVKQLPTDGTVQAGFMTFNGPGEGFAIGDPEVGITLEAEIGGVDRYFVNNDPTEDADVGQFLPEEGVGSTPMPAALSLARQYINAAARPNSQKVILLVTDGGPDYPNETYEISTPEGGFSFTTQDGSNNGVSSIEEQNETADEADDIDDDDIVLFTVAVGTADNPQFEGSQSLASYLETEIAKPTTNEAFDATLPGNTLTGIATTVAGRISTLAGTGGGEKPIFTGTLGELEDVLTANNGRGIPLDADATPTFDELETENEQEDSDARDCFLPGVTYCFGFSWWLPLNHGNEVQTDSVSFDIGFYTEQCRHNDGGGIV, from the coding sequence ATGACAGATGGAAACTACGAACTGTCGCGGCGGAAGATACTGGCTGGCATGGGTGCCGTGGGTGTGGCCGGAGCGGCATCTGGCCTGGGCACGAGCGCCTTCTTCAGCGATCAAGAGACGTTCACGAACAACAGAATGGTCGCCGGGTCGCTTGACCTCAAGGTGGACTGGGAGGAGCACTACTCCGACTGGTCCGAAGACGAGGACGATGATCCGGAAAATGGAACGCTCGACATCCAGATGGAAGAGCCAGGGAATCCCGACCTCTACCGTCGCTTCCCAGCAGGAGCAACTGATGAGACAGTTGGCGAGCACGGACTCTGGGTTCTCAGAGAAGACGTCCCCCAGTTCATGAATAATACAGCCATCGACGCGTTGCCGGATATGGATAATGATGGGACAGGTGAATTCCCCGTCGAAGAGATGGCAGAAATGGGCGAAACGGTATGCAGCTACTTAGCAGATGTCGGTGCTGACGATGATGGACTGAGTTCAGATCTCCGAACGAACGATGCAGGAGACGTTACTAATCCAGGCGACCCGCTCATCAACCTACAGGACGTGAAACCGGGAGACTTCGGCGAAGTAACGTTCAGCACTCATCTCTGCGCGGAGAATGCTAACCCCGGTTATCTCTGGATGAATATGCCAGGGGGTCTCGAGGCGAGCGAGAACGGTGTCGTTGAACCTGAGGCTGACGATGCTGACGAAGATCAGAACGAAGATGGAAGTCTAAAACAAGGTGAAGAAGGACCAGCAGAAGTCGAGCTCGTGGATGAAATCCAGACCGCACTCTGGTACGACACCGACTGTGACAACCTTCCCGATAGGGAGGGACAGCCGATCGACTTGCTTGCCATCGCAGATATCTCTGGGTCTATTGACTCAGATGAAATGGACACCATCGAGACTGCGGCCAATGAATTTGTCAAGCAGCTCCCCACTGATGGAACAGTTCAGGCTGGGTTCATGACTTTTAATGGACCTGGCGAAGGCTTCGCTATTGGCGATCCTGAAGTTGGTATCACATTAGAGGCAGAAATAGGCGGAGTCGATCGGTACTTTGTCAATAATGACCCTACTGAAGATGCGGATGTCGGTCAATTCCTCCCCGAAGAAGGTGTTGGGAGTACGCCGATGCCGGCAGCACTCAGTCTCGCAAGACAATACATCAATGCTGCCGCTCGGCCAAATTCACAAAAGGTCATTCTCCTTGTTACTGATGGCGGTCCAGACTATCCGAACGAAACGTACGAAATTAGTACCCCAGAGGGGGGTTTCTCGTTCACGACTCAAGATGGATCGAATAATGGGGTAAGTTCGATCGAGGAGCAGAATGAAACAGCTGATGAAGCTGATGACATTGATGATGATGATATTGTTCTATTTACTGTCGCTGTTGGAACGGCAGATAATCCACAGTTCGAAGGATCGCAATCTTTGGCCTCCTATCTTGAGACGGAGATTGCGAAACCCACGACAAACGAAGCTTTCGACGCAACACTGCCAGGCAACACTCTAACTGGCATTGCAACGACAGTCGCAGGTCGGATAAGTACTCTCGCCGGAACGGGAGGAGGAGAGAAGCCCATATTCACAGGTACGCTCGGTGAACTGGAAGATGTTCTTACTGCGAATAATGGCCGTGGAATACCACTTGACGCAGATGCGACTCCAACATTTGACGAACTCGAAACAGAAAACGAACAAGAAGACTCGGACGCTCGGGACTGTTTCCTCCCTGGCGTAACCTACTGTTTCGGCTTCTCGTGGTGGCTCCCGCTGAACCACGGTAACGAGGTCCAGACGGACTCCGTGTCCTTCGACATCGGGTTCTACACCGAGCAGTGCCGCCACAACGACGGGGGTGGAATCGTCTGA
- a CDS encoding vWA domain-containing protein, whose amino-acid sequence MTDDNKLELTRRKILGSMGAIGAAGAAAGLGTSAFFSDQETFVNNQLVAGSLDLHVGWEEHYSDWSDDEDDGLASVEMVEPGTTAAADRTGLPLAASSPENGSLITVENVSQARRFLNNTEVGNYSNTSGAAFDPETLDPANACQYLQPGSEQSPVIIDLDDVKPGDFGEVTFSLALCDNPGYLWMNGELKSAAENGLTEPEEEDPDEDGDEDFSVDSIDDDTDNKIELLDAVRTALWYDDGDNLHSGGVGGSSDPLCVQIVLDSSGSMDNPQEKLDNTKLGAKNLAEEILKANSENRVGITFFSESGNDADVKQSVMSTDDEDNDEDDDPQDIETTKSEIDNLSATGSTTAIGTGISEAQSDLESCPDSHDPVMIVLSNGGENANTDPVGEADAACQAGTEVLTIGVVDANQSLLEEIACKPGSLSAPENAFTADTVDEIVGVFDEISEEVVGTEEIFFIGTLREALEALSDGTGVELDGDIPAADGGGTGRNCFSADTRHDIGFAWWLPVDHANEIQTDTATFELGFYTEQCRHNDGSGQAPETATATSTPPPS is encoded by the coding sequence ATGACAGACGACAATAAACTCGAACTGACGCGGCGGAAGATCCTCGGCAGCATGGGTGCCATCGGTGCAGCGGGCGCCGCTGCTGGCCTGGGGACCAGCGCGTTCTTCAGCGACCAGGAAACGTTCGTGAACAACCAGCTCGTCGCGGGTTCGCTCGATCTCCACGTGGGGTGGGAAGAGCACTACTCCGACTGGTCCGACGACGAAGACGACGGTCTCGCCAGTGTCGAGATGGTCGAACCGGGCACGACGGCGGCCGCAGACCGGACAGGGCTGCCACTCGCCGCCTCGTCACCGGAGAACGGGTCGCTCATCACTGTCGAGAACGTCAGTCAGGCACGTCGGTTCCTGAACAATACGGAGGTGGGGAACTACTCGAACACAAGCGGTGCAGCGTTCGACCCCGAGACGCTCGATCCAGCCAACGCGTGCCAGTACCTCCAGCCCGGGTCGGAGCAGAGCCCGGTCATCATCGACCTCGACGACGTGAAGCCGGGGGACTTCGGAGAGGTTACGTTCAGCCTCGCGCTGTGTGACAATCCCGGCTACCTCTGGATGAACGGTGAACTCAAGAGTGCTGCCGAGAATGGGTTGACTGAGCCAGAAGAAGAAGATCCTGACGAGGATGGAGATGAAGACTTCAGCGTCGACTCCATCGACGATGACACGGATAATAAGATCGAACTGCTTGACGCGGTCCGGACTGCGCTGTGGTACGACGACGGCGACAATCTGCATTCTGGCGGTGTTGGCGGAAGTAGTGACCCGCTCTGTGTCCAGATTGTCCTTGATTCTTCAGGATCAATGGATAATCCACAAGAAAAGCTTGATAATACCAAACTAGGTGCAAAAAACCTTGCTGAGGAAATTCTGAAAGCCAACAGTGAGAATCGAGTCGGTATTACATTCTTTAGTGAATCGGGTAATGACGCCGATGTCAAACAATCGGTGATGAGTACTGACGATGAGGATAATGATGAGGATGATGACCCACAGGATATTGAGACGACAAAGAGTGAGATCGATAATCTAAGTGCGACTGGCAGTACCACCGCCATTGGAACAGGTATCAGTGAAGCACAATCTGACCTTGAGTCCTGTCCTGATTCTCATGATCCCGTGATGATCGTGCTGAGTAACGGGGGCGAGAATGCGAATACAGATCCTGTGGGCGAAGCGGATGCCGCATGCCAAGCAGGAACAGAGGTCCTGACTATTGGAGTTGTCGACGCAAATCAGTCCCTCCTCGAAGAGATTGCCTGCAAACCGGGGAGCCTAAGTGCGCCTGAAAACGCGTTTACGGCCGATACAGTTGATGAAATTGTTGGTGTATTCGACGAGATTTCAGAAGAGGTTGTTGGCACCGAGGAGATATTCTTCATAGGCACGCTCCGCGAAGCTCTCGAAGCGCTCTCGGATGGAACCGGCGTAGAACTCGATGGCGACATCCCCGCCGCAGACGGGGGCGGTACCGGCCGCAACTGCTTCTCCGCGGATACCCGCCACGACATCGGCTTCGCGTGGTGGCTCCCGGTCGACCACGCCAACGAGATTCAGACTGACACCGCGACGTTCGAACTCGGCTTCTACACCGAGCAGTGCCGCCACAACGACGGTAGTGGGCAGGCACCGGAGACTGCGACTGCGACGAGTACGCCGCCGCCGTCGTAA
- a CDS encoding SipW-dependent-type signal peptide-containing protein, with translation MSDQYDISRRKVLAGLGTIGVAGAGAGLGTSAYFSDQETFTNNELVAGELDLKVGWEEHYSDWSDDENDNLAGNVTMVEGDVENMTAGSVSGTRVGLPSNVAAMISVEDDADAMQFLDNTQEDSYPSGYDASTVSGNFTCSNPTNDDGQAVLADDDGEGATPVIDLNDVKPGDFGEVTFSFALCDNPGYVWAQAFLQSASENGLTEPEADDPDEDGDADSTDPADVELLDAIKVAVWLDDGDNYQNGGEQPLVAGSLRSVINGSAPGIDGTGIRLDGRTRDFGGNIGSDGPAPDAELTDFTTPDVTRFDTDGSGTVENDVELVDDPDGSGKVAHATSGGVQTTDYVTSGVRVGATMGDFGSGASLTYEYYEGEENAQAAPDEVYLLLRESDGTEHVVYRTSNDDRPNGNLNSPSRPSGNWYTRNVGDEIRGDFAYNDGFSWNDLSTGDNYSALNTNFAGDTEIVSMAFGKGNIGNGTVSDVYYKNPSLDENSLGNFPTSCFRGDGTVYNGVFAWWLPVDHANEIQSDTATFELGLYTEQCRHNDGTGNPPTQSE, from the coding sequence ATGTCAGACCAATACGACATCTCACGGCGGAAGGTGCTTGCCGGGCTCGGGACGATCGGCGTTGCCGGTGCCGGGGCCGGCCTCGGGACCAGTGCCTACTTCAGCGACCAAGAGACGTTCACCAACAACGAGCTAGTGGCTGGCGAACTCGACCTCAAAGTCGGCTGGGAGGAGCACTACTCTGACTGGTCCGACGACGAGAACGACAATCTTGCGGGCAACGTGACGATGGTCGAGGGCGATGTCGAGAACATGACTGCAGGGAGCGTGAGTGGAACGAGGGTTGGCTTGCCGTCGAACGTTGCAGCGATGATCTCCGTAGAGGATGATGCTGACGCGATGCAGTTCCTTGACAACACGCAGGAAGACAGCTATCCATCGGGATACGATGCCTCCACAGTTAGTGGGAATTTTACCTGCAGTAATCCAACAAACGATGATGGCCAAGCCGTGCTAGCCGATGACGATGGAGAGGGTGCTACACCGGTCATCGATCTAAACGACGTCAAGCCCGGCGATTTCGGAGAAGTAACGTTTAGTTTTGCACTGTGTGACAATCCCGGATATGTTTGGGCACAGGCGTTTTTGCAAAGTGCCAGCGAGAATGGCCTAACAGAGCCGGAAGCCGATGATCCAGACGAAGATGGCGACGCAGATTCAACGGATCCCGCAGATGTCGAACTCCTTGATGCAATCAAGGTCGCTGTATGGCTGGATGACGGTGATAATTACCAGAACGGTGGTGAACAGCCGCTAGTCGCTGGTAGCCTTCGGAGTGTCATTAATGGAAGCGCTCCTGGAATCGACGGTACGGGTATCAGACTCGACGGAAGGACCCGTGACTTTGGAGGAAATATCGGTAGTGACGGTCCCGCTCCGGATGCGGAGTTGACGGACTTCACTACACCTGATGTCACTCGATTCGATACGGATGGAAGCGGAACAGTAGAGAACGATGTAGAGTTGGTTGATGATCCTGACGGGAGCGGAAAAGTCGCTCATGCAACGTCTGGTGGGGTCCAGACAACCGACTACGTTACCTCAGGAGTTCGAGTTGGCGCGACGATGGGTGATTTCGGTAGCGGGGCGAGCCTGACTTACGAGTATTATGAGGGAGAAGAAAATGCACAAGCAGCACCGGATGAAGTATACCTCCTACTCCGGGAATCCGATGGCACTGAGCATGTCGTCTATCGGACCTCTAACGATGACCGGCCGAACGGCAATCTTAATTCTCCCTCTCGGCCTTCCGGGAACTGGTACACACGCAATGTCGGAGACGAAATTCGCGGGGATTTCGCCTACAATGATGGATTTAGCTGGAACGACCTCTCGACAGGGGACAATTATAGTGCATTGAATACCAATTTCGCAGGCGATACTGAAATCGTCTCAATGGCATTCGGAAAGGGTAACATCGGGAATGGTACGGTGTCAGATGTCTACTATAAGAACCCCTCACTGGATGAAAACTCGCTCGGCAACTTCCCGACATCCTGTTTCCGTGGCGATGGTACGGTCTACAACGGCGTCTTCGCATGGTGGCTCCCGGTCGACCACGCCAACGAGATTCAGTCCGATACGGCGACGTTCGAACTTGGGCTATATACCGAGCAGTGCCGCCACAACGACGGCACCGGCAATCCGCCCACGCAATCGGAATAA
- a CDS encoding DUF7344 domain-containing protein, with translation MLSNQTTDGRIDPGVVHDVLRNDRRRRVIQYLKQRLEPVSLRDLSERIAELETDESPPPRNIRQSVYNSLHQTHLPKLDEIGIIDYDKDRKTVALCERARDVDLYMEVITRFGITWSTYYRTVGVVGLVAVVLADTDLVAFVSIDSLLVATVFLFVLASSTAYQLWSRRWFYLRSFVSD, from the coding sequence ATGTTATCGAACCAGACGACAGACGGACGTATCGATCCAGGGGTTGTGCACGACGTCCTTCGGAACGACCGGAGACGGCGGGTCATTCAGTATCTCAAGCAGCGACTGGAGCCAGTCTCGCTGCGTGACCTGTCGGAACGCATCGCGGAGCTGGAGACAGACGAGTCGCCGCCGCCGCGCAACATCCGACAGAGCGTCTACAACTCACTGCACCAGACTCATCTCCCGAAACTCGACGAGATCGGCATCATCGACTACGACAAGGACCGCAAGACGGTTGCGCTGTGTGAGCGCGCGCGCGACGTCGACCTCTACATGGAGGTCATCACGCGCTTCGGAATCACCTGGAGCACCTACTACCGTACCGTCGGTGTGGTGGGGTTGGTCGCGGTCGTCCTCGCGGACACGGACCTCGTGGCGTTCGTCAGCATCGACTCGCTGCTCGTCGCCACGGTGTTCCTGTTCGTCCTGGCCTCGTCGACGGCCTACCAGCTCTGGTCGCGCCGGTGGTTCTATCTTCGGTCATTCGTCTCGGACTAG
- a CDS encoding STT3 domain-containing protein: MTDAPESRLRRDRLQALPGVESLRRKRWLLGALGLVVAVRLLPAMDVFGQGTVVLSSNDPYAYRHAVEQFLSGDGAPWSLPSGVSTGEPLLVTTLWLVTVLLGGSQLVGDIVLALYPVAAAVVTAVLVYAIATRASEDSRVGLAAVLLLAVTPAHAYRTSLGFADHHAFDYLWLALTGYCLVVVLSQRERDETPWRYAAGLGVGIAGQALAWQAGPLLIVPVGLALAVTPVVRFGRDAPRLSLAPAVAGIGLGAVLVLLAHLLLGWHPISVPASVWLLFVGALGVLAFVESGQRWDISLPVRLAAAALVLGVVSLVVLTTLPDFVNEALSGIDRLFRQTSIGEMSSLIEDYGTVFGPLIILGFGFFLALIAVPVALRTARRRHDPSWLIVIGYTAHFGILALIQRRFAGELAPFLAVLAGFGFVVALAWLDILAAPAQLRRSDETPSAPVRPQDRARLSLLGGLSAVLLGTGGLYTTLINGRITIDPKAARTAQWIHDYASARGLTYPKNFVLSEWGRNRMYNYLVNGESASYAYARENYVDFLLSTDETAWYERFRDRVGFVVTRDFENFRDTPPSRLYARLHRHLGSAADGAGVGHYRAVYSSPEGAYKVFTLVPGATVTGTAPPAVDRITADLSIDGATFTYTRLLDPSDDGTFTVTLAQPGTYRLGERTVTVSEADVVDGTTITLD; this comes from the coding sequence GTGACTGACGCACCCGAGTCCCGGCTTCGCCGCGACCGTCTCCAGGCGCTCCCAGGAGTCGAATCACTCCGCCGGAAGCGATGGCTGCTGGGGGCACTCGGCCTCGTGGTCGCCGTTCGGCTCCTGCCCGCGATGGACGTCTTCGGCCAGGGGACCGTCGTGCTTTCGAGCAACGACCCCTACGCGTACCGCCACGCAGTAGAGCAGTTTCTCTCCGGAGACGGTGCCCCGTGGTCGCTGCCGTCCGGTGTCTCGACTGGCGAACCGCTCCTGGTGACGACGCTGTGGCTCGTGACGGTGCTTCTCGGCGGGAGCCAACTGGTGGGCGATATCGTCCTGGCGCTGTATCCCGTCGCGGCTGCAGTCGTCACGGCAGTGCTGGTGTACGCCATCGCGACCCGGGCGAGCGAGGACTCGCGCGTCGGTCTCGCCGCAGTCCTCTTGCTGGCCGTCACACCAGCCCACGCCTACCGGACGAGTCTCGGCTTCGCGGACCACCACGCCTTCGATTACCTCTGGCTGGCGCTGACGGGCTACTGTCTCGTCGTGGTGCTCTCTCAGCGCGAACGCGACGAGACGCCGTGGCGGTACGCGGCCGGACTCGGCGTCGGCATCGCCGGTCAGGCCCTCGCCTGGCAGGCCGGCCCCTTGCTCATCGTTCCGGTCGGACTCGCGCTGGCGGTGACGCCCGTGGTCCGGTTCGGTCGTGATGCGCCCCGCCTCTCACTGGCACCCGCCGTCGCCGGCATCGGTCTCGGTGCCGTCCTGGTACTGCTGGCGCATCTCCTGTTGGGCTGGCACCCGATATCGGTCCCGGCGAGCGTCTGGCTCCTGTTCGTCGGTGCGCTCGGGGTACTGGCGTTCGTCGAGAGCGGCCAGCGGTGGGATATCTCGCTTCCGGTCCGTCTCGCGGCCGCGGCTCTCGTTCTTGGAGTTGTCTCACTCGTCGTTCTCACGACGCTCCCCGACTTCGTCAATGAAGCCCTCAGCGGGATTGATAGGCTCTTCCGCCAGACCAGCATCGGCGAGATGTCTTCGCTCATCGAGGACTACGGAACCGTTTTCGGGCCGCTGATCATCCTTGGCTTCGGGTTCTTCCTCGCACTCATCGCGGTGCCAGTGGCGCTACGGACGGCCCGGCGGCGACACGACCCGTCCTGGCTCATCGTGATAGGATACACGGCCCACTTCGGGATTCTTGCCCTGATTCAGCGCCGCTTCGCTGGCGAACTCGCCCCGTTTCTCGCTGTCCTCGCGGGGTTTGGGTTCGTCGTTGCACTCGCCTGGCTCGATATCCTCGCAGCACCGGCACAGCTGCGTCGGTCCGACGAGACGCCGTCGGCCCCGGTTCGGCCGCAGGACCGCGCGCGTCTCTCGCTGCTGGGCGGCCTCTCGGCGGTCTTACTCGGGACGGGTGGGCTCTACACGACGCTCATCAACGGGCGGATCACGATCGACCCGAAAGCTGCACGCACCGCACAGTGGATTCACGACTACGCCAGCGCACGCGGCCTGACCTATCCGAAGAACTTCGTCCTGAGCGAGTGGGGTCGCAACCGGATGTACAACTACCTCGTCAACGGTGAGTCCGCTTCCTACGCCTACGCGCGCGAGAACTACGTCGACTTCCTGCTCTCGACCGACGAGACAGCTTGGTACGAGCGCTTCCGCGACAGAGTGGGGTTCGTCGTCACGCGAGACTTCGAGAACTTCCGTGATACGCCACCATCGCGGCTGTACGCTCGGTTGCACCGGCATCTCGGGAGTGCTGCTGATGGAGCAGGTGTCGGCCACTACCGCGCGGTCTATTCGAGCCCGGAAGGTGCGTACAAGGTCTTCACGCTGGTCCCTGGCGCGACGGTGACCGGCACTGCACCACCAGCTGTCGACCGGATTACCGCCGACCTGTCTATCGACGGGGCCACTTTCACCTACACGCGCCTGCTTGACCCGTCCGACGACGGCACTTTCACGGTCACCCTGGCGCAGCCTGGAACGTACCGCCTGGGAGAGCGCACAGTGACGGTGAGCGAAGCTGACGTTGTCGATGGGACGACAATAACCCTCGATTAA